Proteins encoded together in one Halomarina salina window:
- a CDS encoding DUF3267 domain-containing protein codes for MPTRPVFSGFAVPYEFTYPQTLLQVVSLVGFVVGGVGALVLAAWLRGGEVTVTFGQSIAGLGVWGGVALGLLGLVVAFVGTLVVHEAVHGVVARALGYRVTFGVAHLGTLLYAAYAGTFEQRVTRRDLALTAVAPLVVITLGCALALAVVPDWLVVPFVVALIVNTSGVAGDLYLLYYLLRVPRGSLFYDVSVDEMLVYEPASDRRPSADRNRHSL; via the coding sequence GTGCCCACCCGACCAGTGTTCAGTGGCTTCGCCGTGCCGTACGAGTTCACCTACCCGCAGACGCTTCTGCAGGTGGTGAGTCTCGTCGGCTTCGTCGTCGGGGGCGTCGGTGCGCTGGTCCTCGCGGCGTGGCTCCGCGGCGGCGAGGTCACCGTCACGTTCGGTCAGTCGATAGCGGGGCTCGGGGTCTGGGGCGGGGTCGCCCTCGGGCTGCTCGGTCTGGTCGTCGCCTTCGTCGGGACGCTCGTCGTCCACGAGGCCGTCCACGGCGTCGTCGCGCGGGCGCTTGGCTACCGGGTCACGTTCGGCGTCGCCCATCTCGGGACGCTGCTGTACGCCGCCTACGCCGGGACGTTCGAACAGCGCGTCACGCGTCGTGACCTCGCGCTCACCGCCGTCGCACCGCTCGTGGTCATCACGCTCGGCTGTGCGCTCGCGCTCGCCGTCGTGCCGGACTGGCTGGTCGTGCCGTTCGTCGTCGCCCTGATCGTCAACACGAGCGGCGTCGCTGGCGACCTGTACCTGCTGTACTACCTCCTGCGGGTCCCTCGGGGGAGCCTGTTCTACGACGTCAGCGTCGACGAGATGCTGGTGTACGAACCGGCGAGCGACCGGAGGCCCTCGGCCGACCGGAACCGTCACTCGCTCTGA
- a CDS encoding enoyl-CoA hydratase/isomerase family protein, whose protein sequence is MSDTDYGSDGDADYENLALSVEGGVAHLTLDSTSNFNSLNPTMADELVDATTRLADDDAVRCITLRGTDGVFCAGADLAQFDGDETDAPELRSLASTLHDSMLALHQAPKPVVTGVNGVAAGAGFSMALSGDAVVMADDARLEFAYGRVGLTGDGGSTFWLPRLVGLRRAKELVLMDEPVDADYAVSLGLVTESVPSDEFDERLESMAERLADGPTKAFGATKRLLDESFGREFAGQLAEEADTIANATRTEDYQRGHAAFFGKEDPEFVGR, encoded by the coding sequence ATGTCCGACACCGACTACGGCTCCGACGGCGACGCCGACTACGAGAACCTCGCGCTCAGCGTGGAGGGCGGCGTCGCCCACCTGACGCTCGACTCGACGAGCAACTTCAACTCGCTCAACCCGACGATGGCCGACGAACTCGTCGACGCGACGACCCGTCTCGCGGACGACGACGCGGTGCGATGTATCACGCTCCGCGGGACGGACGGCGTGTTCTGCGCCGGCGCGGACCTCGCCCAGTTCGACGGCGACGAGACGGACGCGCCCGAACTGCGGAGTCTCGCGTCGACACTCCACGACAGCATGCTCGCGCTCCACCAGGCCCCGAAACCGGTCGTCACCGGCGTCAACGGCGTCGCCGCGGGTGCGGGGTTCTCGATGGCACTCTCGGGCGACGCGGTCGTGATGGCCGACGACGCTCGCCTGGAGTTCGCGTACGGGCGTGTCGGCCTCACCGGCGACGGCGGGTCGACGTTCTGGCTCCCGCGACTCGTGGGCCTCCGCCGCGCGAAGGAACTCGTCCTGATGGACGAACCCGTCGACGCCGACTACGCAGTCTCGCTCGGCCTCGTCACCGAGTCCGTCCCGAGCGACGAGTTCGACGAGCGCCTCGAATCCATGGCCGAGCGACTCGCCGACGGCCCGACGAAGGCGTTCGGCGCGACCAAGCGCCTGCTCGACGAGAGCTTCGGCCGCGAGTTCGCCGGACAGCTGGCCGAGGAGGCCGACACTATCGCGAACGCGACCCGGACCGAGGACTACCAGCGCGGACACGCCGCGTTCTTCGGGAAGGAGGACCCGGAGTTCGTCGGTCGGTAG